Part of the Sphingomonadaceae bacterium OTU29LAMAA1 genome, GCGCGCGGATGACCGGGAACAGCTTGATAGCCTCGGGACGGGTGCCAAAGACGATCAGGACTTTGCGGCGACGTTGAGCGGTCATCGCGCGAAGTTAGTGGCGCAGGCTTAATATGAGGCTAAGCAAGCACATCCCCCAACCGGCGAGACGCGGCCGCTGGTATATCACGCCGCAAGACGAAGGATGACGATGACGATCAAGCGCGTACGCAAGGCGGTGTTCCCAGTGGCGGGTCTGGGCACGCGATTCCTGCCGGCGACCAAGTCGATACCCAAGGAAATGCTGACGGTCGTCGACAAGCCGCTGATCCAATATGCCGTCGAAGAGGCGCTGGAAGCGGGAATCGAGCAGATCATCTTCGTCACCGGGCGCGGCAAGGGCGCGCTGGAAGATCATTTCGACATTTCGTACGAGCTCGAAGACACGATGCACGCGCGGGGCAAGTCGCTCGCCGTGATCGAGGGTATCCGTCAGAAGCCGGGTAGCCCGGTCTATGTTCGCCAGCAGGAGCCGCTCGGCCTCGGCCATGCGGTGTGGTGCGCGCGCGAGATCGTCGGCGACGAACCGTTCGCGGTGCTGCTGCCGGACGAGCTGATGGTCGGGCAGCCTGGATTCCTTGCGCAAATGGTCGAGGCCTATGACAAGGTGGGTGGCAACGTCATCGGCGCGCTGGAAGTGGCGGACAGCGAAACCGACAAGTACGGCATCATTTCTCCGGGTGCCGTCGACGGCCGATTGACCGAAGTGAAGGCGCTGGTCGAAAAACCGGAACTCGGCAGCGCGCCGTCCAACCTGATGATCCCCGGCCGTTACATCCTGCAGCCGGAGGTGATGCGGGTGTTGGAGAGTCAGGAGAAGGGGGCCGGCGGTGAGATCCAGCTCACGGATGCGATGGCGCAGCTGATCGGGCAGCAGCCGTTCCACGGCTTCACCTTCGATGGCCAGCGTTTCGACTGCGGCGACAAGGCGGGGTACATTCAGGCCAATCTGGCGCTGGCACTGGCACGCGAAGACATCGGGCCATCGGTGCGGGCGTTTGCACAGGCGCTGTTGGGATAGACCGTCCGGACGGCGGTCTCGGGCGTCAGCTGCCGCAGGTGCGGCAGCCGGGGTCGCTGGGCAAGGTCAGCGTCCTGAAGCGTAGCGCCAGCGTGTCGGCGAGCAGGAGTTTGCCGGCGCTGTCCTCGCCGAAGGGGTGGATCGCGCGCAAGACCTCCAGCGCGGCGAGGCTGCCGACCACGCCCGCCATCGGGCCGAGCACGCCATCCTCGGAACAGGTCGCCCCCGGACGTTCGGGATCGTCACCCACGAAACAGCGATAACAGGGTTTTGCCGGCTCCCAGCCGCGAAACACGGCAAGCTGGCCATCGAATTGGCCGATCGCAGCGGAGACGAGCGGTATTCGCGCGGCATAAGCCGCATCGGCGACGAGCAGGCGGGTCGCGAAATTGTCGCAGCCGTCCAGCACCACGTCGGCGTCGGCGAGGAGGCTGGCGACACTGGATGCATCGACGCGAAGCGTGCGGGCGCGGGCATCGACCAGCGGATTGATCCGGTGCGCGGCGGCGGCTGCGACCTCAGCCTTGCCGTGACCGATATCGGCCGTGGCGTAGATGGTCTGCCGTTGCAGATTGGACAGGTCGACAGCATCGTCGTCGACGATCGTGAGCCGGCCTATCCCGGCGCCGGCGAGATACTGGATCGCAGGCGATCCGATGCCGCCCGCGCCGATCACGATCACATGCGCGCGGGCGAACCGCTGCTGGCCGTCACCGCCGACCTCTTTCAGGACGATGTGGCGGGCATAGCGAGTGAGCGCCTCGTCGGAGAGGGTCACGCCGGCCAGGAGAAGGTCAGGCTGGTGCGATACCAGGCGTCGGCGCGCGCCGCGTCGGGCGCGACGTTGCCGCGCGCCATGCTCGATACCAGACCGGCCGCATATTGTTCGACGGAGGGGCAGGCGATCGCGCGTGGCACGACCCGGCGTGGCTGGCCTGCGGAGCCGAGCAGCACGGCGACGTCGACCTTCAGCACCCAGCCGGCCGGCGAGGGCGCGGCGGCGGCGCAGCGGCCGGCCTTCACCTCTGCACGCACGAAGCCGGACAGGGAGGAATCGTCTTCCACCTCGCGCGCAAGAGGAAGCGCCCGCAAGCTGCTCCAGTCCTGCGGCGGCATCGGCGCAGGCGCCGTGGCGGCCAGCTGTGCCGCCCATATCCATGCTACGATCATCGGCCGGTCGATCCGAACCCTCCGCTACCACGCTCCGTATCGTCGAGGATATCGACGAGTTCCAGCGTGGCGCGCTGAACCGGGGCCGGAACGAGTTGAGCGATCCGCTCACCACGCGCGACGACGAACGGCTCTTCACCCAGGTTGATGAGGATCACCTTCACCTCGCCACGATAGTCCGAATCGATCGTACCGGGCGTGTTGAGGCAGGTGACGCCGTGCCTGAGCGCGAGGCCGGATCGCGGGCGGACCTGTACCTCATATCCGTCCGGTATCGCGATCGAGAAGCCGGTCGCCACCGCGGCGCGGGTGCCGGGAGCGAGGGTGATCGCTTCGGCCGACACGACATCCATGCCCGCCGCGCCTGCCGTCGCATAGGCCGGTACGGGCAGGTCGCGCCCGTGCGGCAGGCGGCAGAGGCGGATGGCGATCGGGTCGGTCATCCCGGACGGCTAGCGGCCTTATGCGAACGGATCAAGAACCTGCGAGCGCATCCGCGATGCGAGAGGCGAGACGGCGGGCCACCTCCGCCTTGGGCAGGCGTTCCCAATGTTCGACGCCGACGGCGGTGGCGAGGTGGACGGTGTTGGCGTCGCCGCCGAAGACGTCGCCCGACACGTCGTTGGCGACGATCCAGTCGGCGCCCTTGCGGATGCGCTTGGCCGTCGCGTGTTCGACGACGCGCTCGGTTTCGGCTGCGAAGCCGACGACGAGGCGGGGGCGTTGCGGGCCGTGGGCGAGGGTGGCGAGGATATCGACGTTCTCGGTCAGTGTCAGCGTCGGTGTGGCACCGCCCTTCTTGACCTTGTGCGGCGCGACGTCGACGCGCCAGTCCGCAACCGCGGCGACCATCACCGCCGCATCGGCGGGCAGGGCGCGCGTCGCCGCGTCCGCCATGTCCTGCGCGGTGACCACGTCGATGCGGTCCACGCCTGGCGGGGTGGCGAGGGCGACCGGGCCGGCGACGAGCGTGACCCGGGCACCGAGAGCGGCGAGCGCCTCGGCGATGGCGAAGCCCTGCCGCCCCGAGGAGCGGTTGGCGATATAGCGGACCGGGTCGATCGGCTCATGGGTGGGGCCGGCGGTGACGAGGACATGGCGGTTGGCGAGCGATCCTGCCGGGGGTGCCAGCGCCGCGTCGATCGCGGCGGCGATGGCGACGGGTTCGGGCAGGCGGCCGGGGCCATATTCGCCGCAGGCCATCGCGCCGTCGTCGGGGTCGAGCACGGTGATGCCGTCGGCACGCAGTTGCGCGACGTTGCGCCGTGTCGCGGCGTGCGTCCACATCCGCACGTTCATCGCCGGGGCGGCGAGGACGGGGGTGTCGGTGGCGAGCAGCAGCGTGGTGGCGAGATCGTCGGCGATGCCCGCCGCCATACGCGCCATCAGGTCGGCGGTGGCGGGAGCGATGACGATCAGGTCGGCCTGGCGGCTGAGCTGGATATGGCCCATTTCCGCTTCGTCCTTCAGATCCCACAGGGTGGTGTAGACCTTGTCCTCCGACAGGGCCGCGAGTGTCATCGGCGTGACGAAATGCGCGGCGCCGTCGGTCAGTACGCAGCGGACGGCGTGGCCGCGTTTCCTGAGCAGGCGGATCAGTTCGGCGGCCTTGTAGGCGGCGATTCCGCCGCCGACGATCAGGAGGATTCGTTTCACCGGATGATCCTTTTCACCGTGATCCGCCGTGTGTCGCGCGCAGCGGCGACCAGATCGCGCACGCCGTCGGGGACGAATGCGAGGCCGACGAGCAGCAGTGGCGCGACGAGCAGCCCCCAGTAGAAGGTGTCGAGCCGGCCGAAGACGCTCAGCACCGCGGCATAGGCGGCAAGCAATACCAGCACCCGCAGGCCGAGGGGATCGCGCCATGCCGCCCAGCCGAACAATGCCAGCCCGACGAGTGGCGCGGCGACCCACAGCGGTGCCAGGATCAGCGCGGTCGACACGGTCATGGTGCGGATGAAGAAGCCGAAGCCGAGTCGCCCCGACCAGCCGGGCGATTCGGGATCCAGCGGGCGGACCACGTCCGCGACGGCGTGCGCATGAGCGGCAAGCGCGATGGCGAGGATCGCACCGGCGATCATCCAGCCGGTCGCCTCGCGACGCTGGCCGCCGAAGAGCGCGAGGATCGCCATCAATGCCAGATAGAGCCCGGCCGTCTCGCGGATCAGCGTCGCGGCGAGCCCGAACGCAACCGAGGGCAGCCATCCCTCGGGTCGGTAGGCCGCCAGCGACAGGGCGATGAACAGGCCCGCCCAGATTTCATGAAAGGCGATCAGGTCCCGCTGTACGAAGGCCATCAGTCCGCCGGCGAGCAGGGCCATCGCGACGATACGCGGCGGCGGTCGGGCGAAGGCGGGGGCGAGCCGCGCATACCAGGCGAGGGCGACCGCCGCTGCGAGCAGGTAGAGCAGGACGACGACGACACCGTGGGGCACCGACGCCTGCACCATCGCGAGCGTCGGCAGGCGAAACGTGACGAACGGTTTCAGCGGGTAGTTGCCGGCGCGCATCGCATCGGCTGCGACGGCGTAATAATGGCCGCCGTGGCGCACGTTCTCGACGATGGTCTCGTAGAGGACCACGTCGGCCTGATCGTCGGCACGATCGGCGGGCGTTCGCGTCGCTGCCGGTGGGCTCGGTGTCGCGAAAACGAGCAGCGTCGCCAGCAGCAGCACTGCGAGCGCCGCGAGGCCCGCCCAGGCATTGCGCGGCGTCGTCCCGGCGAAGCGCGAGGGCTGCGTCAGCCACACCGGGGCAAGCGTACGGCGCATCATCGGGTCAGTGGACGATCAGCCAGGTCGCCGCGACGCTGGCGGCGGCGGTGACCAGCGCCACTGCGGCATATCGCCAGCCGCCGCCGATCCGCACGACCTCTATCTCGCGCAGCGGGGGGGCAGGAGGCTCGCCGCCGGGGGCGGGATAGCGCGCCTCGATCCGGCGGATGAGGTCCGGCAGCGCTGCGATGGTGCGGACGTCGCGGATCAGGCGATCGGCGATGGCGGCTTCGGGGCCGAGTTCTGTGCGGATCCATTCGCGTACGAACGGCGCGGCGGATTCCCACAGGTTGATGTCGGGGTCGAGACCGGTGGCGACGCCCTCGACCATCACCATCGTCTTCTGGAGCAGCAGCAGGTGCGGCTGCGTCACCATGTCGAAATCGCGGGTGATCGAAAACAGGCCGTCGAGCATCATGCCGATCGACATGTCCTTGACCGGCAATCCGCGCATCGGTTCGCCGACCGCGCGCAGGGCGGTGGCAAATTCGGCGACGTTATGATGTGCGGGGACGTAGCCCGCCTCGAAATGGATTTCGGCGACGCGTTTGTAGTTACCGGTGATCAGGCCGTAGAGGATCTCCGCTAGCCAGACCCGCGCCCGCCGGTCGATCCGGCCCATGATACCGAAGTCGATCGCGGCGATCTTGTTGCCGGGCAAGGCGAACAGGTTGCCCTGATGCATGTCGGCGTGGAAGAAGCCCTCGGCGATCGCCTGGCGCAGGAATGCCTGGATCAGCGTGTTGGCGAGCTTGGGCAAATCGTAGCCCTGCGCGATCAATCGGGTGCGATCCGACAGCTTGATCCCGTCGACCCATTCCACCGTCAGCACGCGTGCCGTCGAGCGTTGCCAATCGATCGCAGGGACCATGAAGTCCGGCTCGGCCGTCATCGATTCGGCGAGTTCGGACGCCGAGGCCGCCTCGCGCCGAAAATTGAGTTCGCGGGTCGTCCAGCGCTTGAAGTTCTCGACCGTCAGGCGCGGGCGGAGGCGGCGGGCCTCGACGCTCATGCCTTCGAGCTGGGCGGCCGCCCATTCGTAGGTCGCTATGGCACGGGTGAAGTCGGCCTCGACACCGGGGCGCAGCACCTTCACGGCAACGGTACGGCCATCGGTCGTGACCGCGCGATGCACCTGCGCGATCGAGGCGGCACCGACCGGCGTTTCCTCGATTGAGGTGAACAGGTCCGACGGCGGGCGGCCAAAGCTGCCCTCCATCGCGGCGGCGATCGTCGCGTAGGGGACGGGGGGCAGCTGGTCCTGCAGACGCAGCAGGTCCTGCGTCGCCACCTCGCCGACGAGATCGGGACGGGTGGCGAGCGTCTGGCCGAGCTTGATCGCGGCGGGGCCGATCGCCTGGAACGCATCGGCGTAACGCGGCACCTTGGGCACGCGCGCGCCGAAGCGGGCGATGCGCGCCAGCCGGCGGACGGGTGCGGGCGTGTTGGGGTCGCGCTCGATTCCGCGCAGCGCGCCGTGGCGGGCGAGGATGCGGCCCCATTTCAGCAGGCGCCAGACGTGGACGACGGAAGCAGTCACGCCTTTAGCCCCTCCTCTTCAGAGGAGGGGTTGGGGTGGAGGACTCATCGGCGCTGGTCTCGGTGAGACGATCCCCACCCCAACCCCTCCCCTGAAGGGGAGGGGCTTGTCGGTGCGCGTGCATCAAATCTTCCACCCCGAGTGGATCGCGACGAGTCCGCCGAGGATCGGTTCGGCCTTGGTACGGACGAAGCCGGCGTCGGCGATCATGCCCTTGAACGTCGGCATGTCGGGGAAGCGGCGGATTGATTCGATCAGATAGCGGTAGCTGTCGGCGTCCTGCGCGAGCATCTGGCCGAGCTTGGGCACGAGCTTGTGCGAATAGCTGTCATAGACTTCCTTGAACCCCGGCCATGTCGTGGTCGAGAATTCGAGGCAATAGAAGCGGCCGCCGCGGCGCAGGACGCGGTGGGCTTCGCGCAGGGCTTTGGGGATGTCGGTGACGTTCCGGATGCCGAACGCGATCGTATAGGCGTCGAAGAACTTGTCGGGGAAGGTGAGCGTTTCCGCGTTCGCTTCCGTCCACACCAGCCCGTCGATGCCGCGCTTGGCGGCGCGTTCCATGCCGACTTCCAGCATCTGCGGGTTGATGTCCGCCACGGTCACCGACGCGCCGGCGGCGGCGAGGCGGAAGGCGATGTCGCCGGTGCCGCCCGCCATGTCGAGGATCTGCTGCCCCTCCTGCGGCTGGACGCGGCGGACGAAGCGGTCCTTCCACAGCCGGTGCATGCCGCCGGACATGGCATCGTTCATCAGGTCGTAGTTCTTGGCGACGCTGGAGAAGACGCCGCCGACGCGGGCGGTCTTTTCCTCTGGCGCGACGTCTTCGTAGCCGAACGAGACGGTTCCGGGAGTGGCGGTATCGGTCATGCGCCTGCCCTAGCGGTGGCTTGTGGCCGGGGCAAACGCAACCTAGCTGATCGGTGTGCCAGAACTCCCCGAAGTCGAAACCACCGTCCGCGGCCTGACCCCGGTCCTTGCCGGCCAGCGCCTGACCAATGTCGAGCCGCGCCGCGCCGACCTGCGCAAGGCGATTCCCGTCGATCTGCGCCAGCGGCTGACGGGCGCGACCGTGACGGGGCTGGGGCGGCGGGCCAAATACGGCATGATCGATACCGATCGCGGCGATACGCTGATCTTCCACCTCGGCATGTCGGGGCGGTGGCGGGTCGATCCCGCCGAGCGGCTGACGCACGACCATCTGCTGATCGAGACCGGGGAGGGGCGCAGTCTCGCGCTCAATGATCCGCGGCGATTCGGTTTCCTGGATCTGGTCGAGACCGCAGCGATCGATGCCTACCCGCCGTTCATGGCGATGGGGCCGGAGCCGCTGGGGGCCGACTTCACCGGTACATATATGCATCGGGTGCTGAAGGGCCGGGTGTCGCCGATCAAGGCGATGCTGCTGGACCAGCGGATCGTTGCGGGGCTGGGCAACATCTATGTGTGCGAGGCG contains:
- a CDS encoding class I SAM-dependent methyltransferase, whose protein sequence is MTDTATPGTVSFGYEDVAPEEKTARVGGVFSSVAKNYDLMNDAMSGGMHRLWKDRFVRRVQPQEGQQILDMAGGTGDIAFRLAAAGASVTVADINPQMLEVGMERAAKRGIDGLVWTEANAETLTFPDKFFDAYTIAFGIRNVTDIPKALREAHRVLRRGGRFYCLEFSTTTWPGFKEVYDSYSHKLVPKLGQMLAQDADSYRYLIESIRRFPDMPTFKGMIADAGFVRTKAEPILGGLVAIHSGWKI
- the ubiB gene encoding 2-polyprenylphenol 6-hydroxylase, encoding MTASVVHVWRLLKWGRILARHGALRGIERDPNTPAPVRRLARIARFGARVPKVPRYADAFQAIGPAAIKLGQTLATRPDLVGEVATQDLLRLQDQLPPVPYATIAAAMEGSFGRPPSDLFTSIEETPVGAASIAQVHRAVTTDGRTVAVKVLRPGVEADFTRAIATYEWAAAQLEGMSVEARRLRPRLTVENFKRWTTRELNFRREAASASELAESMTAEPDFMVPAIDWQRSTARVLTVEWVDGIKLSDRTRLIAQGYDLPKLANTLIQAFLRQAIAEGFFHADMHQGNLFALPGNKIAAIDFGIMGRIDRRARVWLAEILYGLITGNYKRVAEIHFEAGYVPAHHNVAEFATALRAVGEPMRGLPVKDMSIGMMLDGLFSITRDFDMVTQPHLLLLQKTMVMVEGVATGLDPDINLWESAAPFVREWIRTELGPEAAIADRLIRDVRTIAALPDLIRRIEARYPAPGGEPPAPPLREIEVVRIGGGWRYAAVALVTAAASVAATWLIVH
- the galU gene encoding UTP--glucose-1-phosphate uridylyltransferase GalU, translating into MTIKRVRKAVFPVAGLGTRFLPATKSIPKEMLTVVDKPLIQYAVEEALEAGIEQIIFVTGRGKGALEDHFDISYELEDTMHARGKSLAVIEGIRQKPGSPVYVRQQEPLGLGHAVWCAREIVGDEPFAVLLPDELMVGQPGFLAQMVEAYDKVGGNVIGALEVADSETDKYGIISPGAVDGRLTEVKALVEKPELGSAPSNLMIPGRYILQPEVMRVLESQEKGAGGEIQLTDAMAQLIGQQPFHGFTFDGQRFDCGDKAGYIQANLALALAREDIGPSVRAFAQALLG
- the coaBC gene encoding bifunctional phosphopantothenoylcysteine decarboxylase/phosphopantothenate--cysteine ligase CoaBC yields the protein MKRILLIVGGGIAAYKAAELIRLLRKRGHAVRCVLTDGAAHFVTPMTLAALSEDKVYTTLWDLKDEAEMGHIQLSRQADLIVIAPATADLMARMAAGIADDLATTLLLATDTPVLAAPAMNVRMWTHAATRRNVAQLRADGITVLDPDDGAMACGEYGPGRLPEPVAIAAAIDAALAPPAGSLANRHVLVTAGPTHEPIDPVRYIANRSSGRQGFAIAEALAALGARVTLVAGPVALATPPGVDRIDVVTAQDMADAATRALPADAAVMVAAVADWRVDVAPHKVKKGGATPTLTLTENVDILATLAHGPQRPRLVVGFAAETERVVEHATAKRIRKGADWIVANDVSGDVFGGDANTVHLATAVGVEHWERLPKAEVARRLASRIADALAGS
- the moeB gene encoding molybdopterin-synthase adenylyltransferase MoeB, with product MTLSDEALTRYARHIVLKEVGGDGQQRFARAHVIVIGAGGIGSPAIQYLAGAGIGRLTIVDDDAVDLSNLQRQTIYATADIGHGKAEVAAAAAHRINPLVDARARTLRVDASSVASLLADADVVLDGCDNFATRLLVADAAYAARIPLVSAAIGQFDGQLAVFRGWEPAKPCYRCFVGDDPERPGATCSEDGVLGPMAGVVGSLAALEVLRAIHPFGEDSAGKLLLADTLALRFRTLTLPSDPGCRTCGS
- the mutM gene encoding bifunctional DNA-formamidopyrimidine glycosylase/DNA-(apurinic or apyrimidinic site) lyase, producing MPELPEVETTVRGLTPVLAGQRLTNVEPRRADLRKAIPVDLRQRLTGATVTGLGRRAKYGMIDTDRGDTLIFHLGMSGRWRVDPAERLTHDHLLIETGEGRSLALNDPRRFGFLDLVETAAIDAYPPFMAMGPEPLGADFTGTYMHRVLKGRVSPIKAMLLDQRIVAGLGNIYVCEALHVARIAPTRAAGQIGLPRLERLAIAVREVLLAAIEAGGSTLRDYARPDGELGYFSKQFLVYGREGEPCHCGGIVQRRVDSGRSTFYCATCQRN
- the dut gene encoding dUTP diphosphatase, with amino-acid sequence MTDPIAIRLCRLPHGRDLPVPAYATAGAAGMDVVSAEAITLAPGTRAAVATGFSIAIPDGYEVQVRPRSGLALRHGVTCLNTPGTIDSDYRGEVKVILINLGEEPFVVARGERIAQLVPAPVQRATLELVDILDDTERGSGGFGSTGR